Proteins encoded in a region of the Streptomyces sp. NBC_00258 genome:
- a CDS encoding cold-shock protein produces MAKGTVKWFNAEKGFGFIAQDGGGPDVFAHYSNINSTGFRELQEGQVVTFDVTQGQKGPQAENITPA; encoded by the coding sequence ATGGCCAAGGGAACCGTCAAGTGGTTCAACGCCGAAAAGGGTTTCGGCTTCATTGCTCAGGACGGCGGGGGACCGGACGTCTTCGCGCACTACTCCAACATCAACTCCACCGGCTTCCGTGAGCTCCAGGAAGGCCAGGTCGTGACCTTCGACGTGACGCAGGGCCAGAAGGGCCCGCAGGCGGAGAACATCACGCCCGCCTGA
- a CDS encoding metal-dependent transcriptional regulator: MSALIDTTEMYLRTILELEEEGVLPLRARIAERLDQSGPTVSQTAARMERDDLLHVAGDRHLELTDKGRRLATRVMRKHRLAECLLVDVIGLEWEQVHAEACRWEHVMSEAVERRVLELLRNPTESPYGNPIPGLEELGVPSTADPYLDGTMLSLSDLEPGANGVSAVVRRIGELIQTDPRLMCTLRQAGVQPGAVVSVTSSPGGVTVGSGGEAAELPTQSAAHVFVSER, translated from the coding sequence ATGTCCGCACTCATCGACACCACGGAGATGTATCTCCGCACCATCCTGGAGCTCGAGGAGGAAGGCGTACTCCCCCTGCGCGCCCGCATCGCCGAGCGCCTGGACCAGAGTGGCCCCACCGTCAGCCAGACCGCCGCCCGAATGGAGCGCGACGATCTGTTGCACGTCGCCGGCGACCGGCACCTGGAGCTGACGGACAAGGGCCGTCGACTGGCCACGCGCGTGATGCGCAAGCACCGGCTCGCGGAGTGCCTGCTCGTCGACGTGATCGGTCTGGAGTGGGAGCAGGTCCACGCCGAGGCCTGCCGCTGGGAGCACGTGATGAGCGAGGCCGTCGAACGCCGCGTCCTGGAGCTGCTCCGGAACCCGACCGAGTCGCCCTACGGCAACCCGATCCCGGGCCTGGAGGAGCTCGGGGTGCCGAGCACCGCGGATCCGTACCTCGACGGGACCATGCTCAGCCTCAGCGACCTGGAGCCCGGGGCGAACGGCGTGAGCGCGGTCGTACGGCGCATAGGGGAGCTGATCCAGACCGACCCCCGGCTGATGTGCACCCTGCGGCAGGCCGGGGTACAGCCCGGCGCGGTCGTGAGCGTGACGTCATCGCCGGGCGGCGTGACGGTCGGCAGCGGCGGGGAGGCCGCCGAACTCCCCACGCAGTCCGCCGCGCACGTCTTCGTGTCCGAGCGCTGA
- a CDS encoding helix-turn-helix domain-containing protein, which yields MTRTAIVDGVTYREFRAPTGLQPVVACLWRNDTLVDGTQRVVPDGCVDLVWLGEGPPLVVGPDTGPVLWEPTGVPTCGVRLRQGAAGDVLGLPASAVRDLQVPLTEVWPEAGVLSEQVATAADTSESLRLLAGAVLHRRATPDPLATAAARRLADREIRVADLAVELGVGERQLHRRVTAAVGYAPKTLARVARLRRLVGSDEASTMSLADQALAAGYASQAHMTDEVHRLTGVTPVRFLEDVRLTAA from the coding sequence ATGACCCGGACGGCTATCGTGGATGGCGTGACCTACCGCGAGTTCCGCGCGCCGACCGGGCTGCAGCCCGTGGTGGCTTGTCTGTGGCGCAACGACACGCTCGTGGACGGCACGCAGCGGGTGGTCCCGGACGGCTGCGTCGACCTGGTCTGGCTGGGTGAAGGCCCGCCGCTCGTTGTCGGCCCCGACACCGGTCCGGTGCTGTGGGAGCCGACCGGTGTACCGACCTGCGGCGTACGCCTGCGACAGGGTGCCGCGGGCGACGTGCTGGGGCTGCCGGCCTCCGCCGTCCGCGACCTCCAGGTGCCTCTCACCGAGGTGTGGCCGGAGGCCGGGGTCCTGAGCGAGCAGGTGGCCACGGCCGCTGACACGTCCGAAAGCCTCCGCCTGCTGGCCGGAGCCGTGCTCCACCGCCGGGCCACGCCTGATCCACTCGCCACCGCGGCGGCCCGCCGCCTGGCGGATCGCGAGATCCGGGTGGCCGATCTCGCCGTCGAACTCGGAGTCGGCGAACGGCAGCTCCATCGACGGGTGACTGCCGCGGTCGGGTACGCCCCGAAGACGCTCGCCCGCGTCGCCCGGCTCCGCCGGCTCGTCGGGTCCGACGAGGCCTCCACCATGTCGCTGGCCGATCAGGCGCTTGCGGCCGGCTATGCCAGTCAGGCCCACATGACGGACGAGGTCCACCGGCTGACGGGAGTCACGCCTGTCCGATTCCTGGAAGACGTCCGACTGACCGCGGCCTAG
- a CDS encoding nuclear transport factor 2 family protein — MSVESPATTASSATTASSVAEATRAVVQEFIAARVAGDTGRLVALFADEVDWRLAENPVVPWIRPRSTAAECAAQFQELMEHTAPEEARASVDTFLVDGTDAVLMGHLSGTVRVTGKSFEGPFALHLTVEDGRITRHHLYENSLSIAEACAP; from the coding sequence ATGTCCGTCGAATCCCCCGCGACCACGGCGAGTTCGGCCACCACCGCGAGTTCCGTGGCCGAGGCCACTCGGGCCGTTGTGCAGGAGTTCATTGCCGCCCGGGTGGCGGGGGACACCGGGCGGCTCGTCGCGCTCTTCGCCGACGAGGTCGACTGGAGGCTTGCCGAGAACCCGGTCGTCCCGTGGATCCGCCCGCGGTCCACCGCCGCCGAATGCGCCGCCCAGTTCCAGGAGTTGATGGAGCACACCGCGCCCGAGGAGGCGCGCGCCTCCGTCGACACCTTCCTTGTCGACGGCACCGACGCGGTCCTGATGGGCCATCTGTCGGGGACCGTGCGCGTGACGGGAAAGTCCTTCGAGGGCCCGTTCGCACTGCACCTCACCGTCGAGGACGGCCGGATCACCCGGCACCACCTCTACGAGAACAGCCTGTCGATCGCCGAGGCCTGCGCCCCCTAA
- a CDS encoding YbhB/YbcL family Raf kinase inhibitor-like protein, with product MSANNPFARLPEAASFTVTSTNVTDGAAWSPEQLSGVSGVPGGKDVSPQLSWSGAPAGTKSYAVTVYDPDAPTGSGFWHWAVADIPATVTALPEGAGDDTGSGLPEGAFQLPNDARLARFIGAAPPAGHGPHRYFVVVHALAVESIGVATDATPAVLGFTMAGHILGRAVLTASAETPA from the coding sequence ATGAGCGCCAACAACCCCTTCGCCCGCCTCCCCGAGGCGGCCTCCTTCACCGTTACCAGCACCAACGTCACCGACGGCGCCGCCTGGTCGCCCGAGCAGCTCTCCGGCGTGTCCGGCGTCCCCGGCGGTAAGGACGTCTCCCCACAGTTGTCCTGGAGCGGCGCCCCGGCAGGCACCAAGAGTTACGCCGTCACCGTCTACGACCCCGACGCTCCCACCGGGTCCGGGTTCTGGCACTGGGCGGTCGCCGACATCCCCGCGACCGTCACCGCGCTGCCCGAGGGCGCCGGCGACGACACCGGCTCGGGCCTGCCCGAGGGCGCCTTCCAACTGCCCAACGACGCCCGCCTCGCCCGCTTCATCGGCGCCGCCCCGCCGGCCGGGCACGGGCCGCACCGGTACTTCGTCGTGGTGCACGCCCTTGCCGTCGAGTCCATCGGCGTTGCCACCGACGCCACGCCGGCCGTCCTCGGCTTCACGATGGCGGGCCACATACTCGGCCGCGCGGTCCTGACCGCCAGTGCCGAAACTCCGGCCTGA